One stretch of Banduia mediterranea DNA includes these proteins:
- a CDS encoding DUF3450 domain-containing protein: MRFTTIGGGQRHSSKHGLRAAPWLATVLFTLSPLAMAQTIDQVLETGEAKAAEGRASQAKIDQVVDAKQGKLIKYRALLKQIEGLEQYNEQLSTQVQGQTALIEQFQGSVEQVAQIERQMLPLIMRMEGALSDFIDIDLPFHETERRDRIGYVQKSLARADVSVAEKFRQVIEAYQIEMDYGRKIDAYHDIIKIDGEDQEADILRFGRVTLVAQTPDAGTTAVWNRQSEAWETLPSSYRNSVRQGIRMAKKQASIELITLPIASPEAAQ; the protein is encoded by the coding sequence ATGAGGTTTACAACGATCGGCGGCGGACAGCGCCATTCCAGCAAGCACGGACTTCGTGCCGCTCCGTGGTTGGCCACGGTTCTGTTCACACTGTCTCCCCTGGCAATGGCCCAGACCATCGACCAAGTCCTCGAAACAGGCGAAGCCAAGGCAGCCGAAGGCCGCGCCTCGCAGGCCAAGATCGACCAGGTGGTGGACGCCAAGCAAGGCAAGCTGATCAAGTACCGTGCGCTGCTCAAGCAGATCGAAGGTCTGGAGCAGTACAACGAGCAGCTGTCCACGCAGGTGCAGGGCCAGACCGCGCTGATCGAGCAATTCCAGGGCTCGGTCGAGCAGGTCGCGCAGATCGAGCGCCAGATGCTGCCGCTGATCATGCGCATGGAAGGCGCCCTGTCCGACTTCATCGACATCGACCTGCCGTTCCACGAAACCGAGCGACGCGACCGCATCGGCTACGTGCAGAAGAGCCTCGCCCGCGCCGACGTCAGTGTCGCCGAGAAATTCCGCCAGGTGATCGAGGCCTACCAGATCGAAATGGACTACGGCCGCAAGATCGACGCCTACCACGACATCATCAAGATCGACGGCGAAGACCAGGAAGCCGACATCCTGCGCTTCGGCCGCGTGACCCTGGTCGCCCAGACCCCCGACGCCGGCACCACCGCCGTCTGGAACCGCCAGAGCGAAGCCTGGGAAACCCTCCCGTCCAGCTACCGCAACAGCGTGCGCCAGGGTATCCGCATGGCCAAGAAGCAAGCCTCCATCGAGCTCATCACCCTCCCGATCGCCTCCCCGGAGGCCGCCCAATGA
- a CDS encoding MotA/TolQ/ExbB proton channel family protein: protein MKTARIAARRLLPSLLLGSALIGSGISQPAAAQSSDELSMQKLLNEVRQGRSRDAADNQKREAAFRADAAQQDRLIREAEQTINQLEARSASLEKTFNANEIKVEEARAQRNERLGALKELFGHLTGAAGDLRSRFANSITTTQYPDRQAFLEDLIEKMNDDTDLPTVAEIEQLWFEMHRELTASGQTVKYPTQVGTDAGREVVRIGLYQLVSNGDYLAYDDATGSVSVLSRQPAGVAGGAEDLQAADAGFTPVGIDPTGAAGGGYLKALIDTPTLTERWQQGQIVGYIITAVGIFGLLVAIWRLLALSALSAKVNRQRKAGTASDDNPLGRVILAGEAHANDDVETLELKLGEAIIKERPEIQRGLSLIKIIAMVAPLMGLLGTVTGMIIVFQAITIYGAGDPKAMAGGISSALVTTVLGLVVAIPMLLLHSWLYGRSRAILHVLEEQTAGIVAERAGR, encoded by the coding sequence ATGAAGACCGCCCGGATCGCCGCCCGCCGCCTGCTGCCCAGCCTGCTGCTCGGCAGCGCCCTGATCGGGAGTGGAATCAGCCAACCCGCCGCCGCCCAGAGCAGCGACGAACTGTCGATGCAGAAGCTGCTCAATGAAGTGCGCCAGGGCCGCTCGCGCGACGCCGCCGATAACCAGAAGCGCGAAGCCGCGTTTCGCGCCGACGCCGCCCAGCAAGACCGACTGATCCGCGAAGCCGAGCAGACGATCAACCAGCTCGAAGCGCGCAGCGCCAGCCTGGAAAAGACCTTCAACGCCAACGAGATCAAGGTCGAAGAAGCGCGTGCCCAGCGCAACGAACGCCTCGGCGCCCTCAAGGAACTGTTTGGCCACCTCACCGGCGCCGCCGGCGACCTGCGCAGCCGCTTCGCCAACTCCATCACCACCACCCAATACCCCGACCGCCAGGCCTTTCTCGAAGACCTCATCGAGAAGATGAACGACGACACCGACCTGCCGACCGTCGCCGAGATCGAGCAGCTCTGGTTTGAAATGCACCGCGAGCTCACCGCCTCCGGCCAGACCGTCAAATACCCGACCCAGGTCGGCACCGACGCCGGCCGCGAAGTCGTGCGCATCGGCCTGTACCAGCTCGTCTCCAACGGCGACTACCTCGCCTACGACGACGCTACCGGCAGCGTCTCCGTCCTGTCGCGTCAGCCGGCCGGCGTCGCCGGCGGTGCCGAAGACCTGCAGGCGGCCGATGCCGGCTTCACCCCGGTCGGCATCGACCCCACCGGCGCCGCCGGCGGCGGTTATCTCAAAGCCCTGATCGACACCCCCACGCTCACCGAGCGCTGGCAGCAAGGCCAGATCGTCGGCTACATCATCACCGCCGTCGGCATTTTCGGCCTGCTCGTCGCCATCTGGCGGCTGCTCGCCCTGTCCGCCCTGTCCGCCAAGGTCAATCGCCAGCGCAAGGCCGGCACCGCCAGCGACGACAACCCCCTGGGCCGCGTCATCCTCGCCGGTGAAGCGCATGCCAACGACGACGTCGAAACCCTCGAGCTGAAGCTCGGCGAAGCCATCATCAAGGAGCGTCCCGAGATTCAGCGCGGGCTGTCCCTGATCAAGATCATCGCCATGGTCGCCCCGCTGATGGGCCTGCTCGGCACCGTCACCGGCATGATCATCGTCTTCCAGGCCATCACCATCTACGGCGCCGGTGATCCCAAGGCCATGGCCGGCGGCATTTCCAGCGCCCTGGTCACCACCGTGCTGGGCCTGGTCGTCGCCATCCCGATGCTGCTGCTGCACAGCTGGCTGTACGGCCGCTCGCGCGCGATACTGCACGTCCTCGAAGAACAGACCGCCGGCATCGTCGCCGAACGCGCCGGGCGCTAG
- a CDS encoding MotA/TolQ/ExbB proton channel family protein, protein MFLLLLDAEAAIAHFFESGGPVLIVIAAVTFLMWALILERFWYLTAPFRNELAEAHERWESRADQSSWYAEAIRGKLISEMRVRIEQNLRLIKVMIALCPLFGLLGTVTGMIDVFTVLSITGGGDAQSMAGGVSRATIPTMAGMVAALSGVFGNIYLSQVVQKRRLNVAEQLPPHHHTA, encoded by the coding sequence ATGTTTCTACTGTTACTCGACGCCGAAGCGGCGATCGCGCACTTTTTCGAATCAGGCGGCCCCGTCCTGATCGTGATCGCCGCCGTCACCTTCTTGATGTGGGCGCTGATCCTCGAACGCTTCTGGTACCTCACCGCCCCGTTTCGCAATGAACTGGCCGAAGCCCACGAGCGCTGGGAATCGCGGGCCGACCAAAGCTCCTGGTACGCCGAAGCGATCCGCGGCAAGCTGATCTCCGAGATGCGCGTACGCATTGAACAGAACCTGCGCCTGATCAAGGTCATGATCGCGCTGTGTCCCCTGTTTGGTCTGCTCGGCACCGTCACCGGCATGATCGACGTGTTTACCGTGCTGTCGATCACCGGCGGCGGCGACGCCCAATCGATGGCTGGCGGCGTCTCGCGCGCCACCATCCCCACGATGGCTGGCATGGTCGCCGCCCTGTCCGGCGTCTTCGGCAACATCTACCTATCGCAAGTGGTGCAGAAGCGACGCCTGAACGTCGCCGAACAACTGCCACCGCACCACCACACCGCCTGA
- a CDS encoding ExbD/TolR family protein, translating into MARSYVTPDDAEEDAAVDLTPMLDVVFIMLIFFIVTATFIKETGVEVNRPEASTAEQKDNVAVLVAINADNSVWMDGRRIDVLSVRANIERLHAENPNGGVVIQADELASMKTFTQVLDQAREVVPGSQIALATDDR; encoded by the coding sequence ATGGCACGTAGCTACGTCACCCCCGACGACGCCGAAGAAGATGCCGCCGTCGACCTGACGCCGATGCTCGACGTCGTCTTCATCATGCTGATCTTCTTCATCGTCACCGCCACCTTCATCAAGGAGACCGGCGTCGAGGTCAACCGGCCCGAAGCCAGCACCGCCGAGCAGAAGGACAACGTCGCCGTGCTCGTCGCCATCAACGCCGACAACAGCGTGTGGATGGACGGCCGCCGCATCGACGTATTGTCGGTACGCGCCAACATCGAACGCCTGCACGCCGAGAATCCCAACGGCGGCGTCGTCATCCAGGCCGACGAACTCGCCTCGATGAAGACCTTCACCCAAGTGCTCGATCAGGCCCGCGAAGTCGTGCCCGGCAGCCAGATCGCGCTCGCCACCGACGACCGCTGA
- a CDS encoding energy transducer TonB: MTAASRTLLVLPPAALVTAALILLMVSLIEFADKDLDDNKRMKLPDIVMPSAEIRTQRQIEKPDKPEMDDTPPPDVPQQDFDSIDGDAAVGQLSAPASVNANLDLSIGAGLSVTDGEYLPIVKVAPSYPSAAMSRGLEGYVILEYTVTRQGTVRDPVVIESSSSLFERSAIRSAERYKYKPRVIDGEPVEVPGVRTKISFKLAE; the protein is encoded by the coding sequence ATGACAGCTGCAAGTCGGACCCTGCTGGTCCTGCCCCCAGCGGCGCTGGTCACCGCCGCGCTGATTCTGCTGATGGTCAGCCTGATCGAGTTTGCCGACAAGGACCTCGACGACAACAAGCGCATGAAGCTGCCTGACATCGTCATGCCCAGTGCCGAGATCCGCACCCAGCGGCAGATCGAAAAGCCCGACAAGCCCGAGATGGACGACACCCCGCCGCCGGACGTGCCGCAGCAGGACTTCGACAGCATCGACGGCGACGCCGCCGTCGGCCAGCTCAGTGCCCCGGCCAGCGTCAATGCCAATCTCGACCTGAGCATCGGCGCCGGCCTGTCGGTGACCGACGGCGAATACCTGCCGATCGTCAAGGTCGCCCCGAGCTACCCCAGCGCCGCCATGAGCCGCGGCCTGGAAGGCTATGTGATTCTCGAATACACCGTGACCCGGCAAGGCACCGTGCGCGACCCGGTCGTGATCGAATCCTCATCCAGCCTGTTCGAGCGCTCCGCGATCCGTTCCGCCGAACGCTACAAGTACAAGCCCCGCGTGATCGACGGCGAGCCGGTCGAAGTGCCCGGCGTGCGCACCAAGATTTCCTTCAAACTCGCCGAATAG
- a CDS encoding tetratricopeptide repeat protein, producing the protein MTINRFLPALLAAGLLLGGPASAAKGDNVAGAIDARTFDQLMEAQELTEAGQHSEALKVLDGLKASGKLNGYAQSQMYNFYAFIYANQENYPKAIDAYKQVLGLEDATEGLKLTAKYSIAQMYFQIEDYQACIRFMEDWLKQVDTPTPTAHIMLAQAYYQTEAYDKALSNVSTASKLEAAAGKPIPESWLRLTAALYYAKNDYAKTARVYEELIRRYPKLSYLKQLAGMYSELGEEKKRLAAYDAVYEHGALDKEAEVLNLAYMYLGQDVPYKAGKIIEAGMNAGQIEKSAKNVETLANAWAAASEYKKAVPALQQAAKMSDKGLLYARLAGVYFDAGEYAEAAQAARAADQKGGLKNSASNLMLLGMANFNDKQYEDALQAFRRAKQDKSNYAAASQWEDYTMAEIQRIKALEQAKFELQKRTEQTIQEQQEGEGVIEMRE; encoded by the coding sequence ATGACCATCAACCGATTCCTGCCGGCACTGCTCGCCGCTGGCCTGCTGCTGGGCGGCCCGGCATCGGCCGCCAAGGGCGACAACGTCGCCGGCGCCATCGACGCCCGCACCTTCGACCAGCTCATGGAAGCCCAGGAGCTCACCGAAGCCGGCCAGCACAGCGAAGCCCTCAAAGTGCTCGACGGATTAAAAGCCAGCGGCAAGCTCAACGGCTACGCCCAATCGCAGATGTACAACTTCTACGCCTTCATCTACGCCAACCAGGAGAACTACCCCAAGGCCATCGACGCCTACAAGCAGGTCCTGGGTCTGGAAGACGCCACCGAAGGCCTGAAACTCACCGCCAAATACTCGATCGCCCAGATGTACTTTCAGATCGAGGACTACCAGGCCTGTATCCGCTTCATGGAAGACTGGCTCAAGCAGGTCGACACGCCCACGCCGACCGCGCACATCATGCTGGCGCAGGCCTACTACCAGACCGAAGCCTACGACAAGGCCCTGAGCAACGTCTCCACCGCCAGCAAGCTCGAAGCCGCCGCCGGCAAGCCGATTCCCGAATCCTGGCTGCGCCTGACCGCCGCCCTGTACTACGCCAAGAACGACTACGCCAAGACCGCCCGCGTCTACGAAGAACTGATCCGGCGCTATCCCAAGCTCAGCTATCTCAAACAGCTGGCCGGCATGTACAGCGAACTCGGCGAGGAAAAGAAGCGTCTGGCCGCGTACGACGCCGTCTACGAACACGGCGCCCTGGACAAGGAAGCCGAAGTGCTGAATCTGGCCTACATGTACCTGGGCCAGGACGTGCCGTACAAGGCCGGCAAGATCATCGAAGCCGGCATGAACGCCGGGCAGATCGAAAAATCCGCCAAGAACGTCGAAACCCTGGCCAATGCCTGGGCCGCGGCGAGTGAATACAAGAAGGCGGTACCGGCGCTGCAGCAGGCCGCGAAGATGTCCGACAAGGGCCTGCTGTACGCCCGCCTGGCCGGCGTGTACTTCGATGCCGGCGAATACGCCGAAGCGGCCCAGGCCGCACGCGCCGCCGACCAGAAGGGCGGGCTCAAGAACAGCGCCTCGAATCTGATGCTGCTGGGCATGGCCAACTTCAACGACAAGCAGTATGAAGACGCCCTGCAAGCCTTCCGGCGGGCCAAGCAGGACAAGAGCAACTACGCCGCGGCCTCCCAGTGGGAGGACTACACCATGGCCGAAATCCAGCGCATCAAGGCCCTGGAACAGGCCAAATTCGAACTGCAGAAGCGCACCGAACAGACCATCCAGGAACAGCAGGAAGGTGAGGGCGTCATCGAGATGCGGGAGTAG
- a CDS encoding queuosine precursor transporter, whose translation MHSFRYYDFMVAGMVAVLLCSNLIGPAKVCAIDLPLLGVFSFAAGNLFFPISYIFGDVLTEVYGYSRARRAIWAGFGAMVFATIMSQIVVRMTPAANEPYNEVLQPALEVIFGSTPRIIAASMIAYWVGDFVNSFVMAKMKVWTQGRKLWARTIGSTVVGQAADSLIFYPVAFYGVWSSDQLAAVVAFNFVFKVSLEAVLTPVTYLVVGWLKRSEGVDVYDAHTHFSPFSLRDEGEQRNY comes from the coding sequence ATGCACAGCTTTCGCTACTACGATTTCATGGTCGCTGGCATGGTGGCCGTCCTGCTGTGCTCCAACCTGATCGGACCGGCCAAGGTCTGCGCGATCGACCTGCCTTTGCTCGGCGTGTTCAGCTTCGCTGCCGGCAACCTGTTCTTTCCGATCAGCTACATTTTCGGCGACGTGCTCACCGAGGTGTACGGCTATTCGCGCGCGCGCCGCGCCATCTGGGCCGGTTTCGGCGCGATGGTCTTTGCCACGATCATGAGCCAGATCGTGGTGCGCATGACGCCGGCCGCCAACGAGCCCTACAACGAGGTGCTGCAACCGGCGCTGGAGGTGATCTTCGGTTCCACCCCGCGCATCATCGCGGCCTCGATGATCGCCTACTGGGTTGGTGACTTCGTCAACTCCTTCGTGATGGCAAAGATGAAGGTCTGGACCCAGGGTCGCAAGCTGTGGGCACGCACCATCGGTTCCACCGTGGTCGGGCAGGCCGCCGATTCGCTGATCTTCTATCCGGTGGCGTTCTACGGCGTCTGGAGCAGCGACCAACTGGCGGCCGTGGTGGCGTTCAATTTCGTGTTCAAGGTTTCGCTCGAAGCCGTGCTGACGCCGGTGACCTATCTCGTGGTCGGCTGGCTCAAGCGCAGCGAAGGTGTCGATGTCTACGACGCGCACACCCATTTTTCGCCGTTCTCGCTGCGCGACGAAGGCGAACAGCGCAACTACTGA
- a CDS encoding DUF3574 domain-containing protein produces the protein MIRPAALHLLWLLCATALSACAFPSRALPEPGFACDSAEQRWTREVLYFGRLRPGGRSISDEEWQAFLDEVVTPKFPEGLTVTDAYGQWRNRDGVVSDEPSSVLTLLHPDTPELNRRVEVITHAYRQQFQQEAVLRDRSPSCVRFD, from the coding sequence ATGATTCGACCCGCTGCGCTCCACCTGCTATGGCTGCTCTGCGCAACCGCCCTGAGCGCATGCGCGTTCCCGAGCCGCGCGCTGCCGGAACCCGGCTTTGCCTGCGACAGCGCTGAACAGCGATGGACGCGCGAGGTGCTCTACTTCGGGCGCCTGCGTCCCGGTGGCCGGTCGATCAGCGACGAGGAATGGCAGGCTTTCCTCGATGAAGTGGTCACCCCCAAGTTTCCCGAAGGACTCACCGTCACCGACGCCTACGGGCAGTGGCGCAACCGCGACGGTGTGGTTTCCGACGAACCATCTTCGGTGCTGACTTTGCTGCATCCGGACACGCCGGAGCTCAATCGGCGCGTGGAAGTGATCACCCATGCCTACCGGCAACAGTTCCAGCAGGAAGCCGTGTTGCGCGACCGCAGCCCGAGTTGCGTACGCTTCGACTGA
- a CDS encoding autotransporter assembly complex protein TamA produces the protein MRQLVPCLLALSCMLSPGIGSAATRVQIEGLSGDLADNARAALALQSAVESGMDHPGTLRRLYRQGDEEIAKALQPYGYYTPRIESSLDGDFPDAVATFRVSPGGRTTVSTVGVKVEGEGQDDELLQALIKRFPLKPGDPLVHAPYETFKQQFAQAAYGRGYIDAELTRREIRINPVTQQAEILLTLKTGRRFRFGEVRIEQDILRDEVVRRYVPIVPGEWFDPQVLLDTQFALSDLDYYATVDVQPLRQQATDDRVPVLIHAEPRPRTRYDYGIGYGTDTGARLSAGIDRRWLNDRGHKLESDLQLSEIKNVIGTEYSLPLGIKAGEKLSFPAAYTEEQFETGNSTKYSVGASLSRIPGDWQRRLYLNFEHEEFDSGESLESTNLLMPGVALNRSELNDEIYPTRGWYFFVDTHGAHESVISDTSFVQASTLTRGVFPLGEHTRFLARVEYGATWVDDFGVLPSSQRFFAGGDQSVRGYGYQSIGPRNEDGDVVGGRYLATASAEVERLIWGNIGLAAFYDIGGADNNALPTLYSGVGLGFRYRSPIGIIRLDLAHPLDGDSSGIRIHFGIRVGL, from the coding sequence ATGAGACAACTCGTGCCGTGTCTGCTCGCGCTGTCGTGCATGCTGAGCCCCGGCATCGGCAGCGCCGCCACGCGTGTGCAGATCGAGGGCCTGAGCGGGGACTTGGCGGACAACGCGCGTGCCGCGCTGGCATTGCAGTCGGCGGTGGAGAGCGGCATGGATCATCCGGGCACCTTGCGGCGCTTGTACCGCCAGGGGGACGAGGAGATCGCCAAGGCCTTGCAGCCATACGGCTACTACACGCCCCGGATCGAATCCAGCCTGGACGGCGATTTCCCTGATGCCGTGGCCACGTTCCGGGTATCGCCGGGTGGCCGCACCACGGTGAGCACCGTCGGCGTGAAGGTCGAGGGCGAGGGACAGGACGATGAATTGCTTCAGGCCCTGATCAAGCGCTTTCCGCTCAAGCCGGGCGATCCGCTGGTTCATGCGCCTTACGAAACCTTCAAGCAGCAGTTTGCGCAGGCAGCGTATGGGCGTGGTTATATCGATGCCGAATTGACGCGCCGCGAGATTCGCATCAATCCGGTGACACAGCAGGCCGAAATCCTGCTGACGCTCAAGACCGGGCGTCGATTCCGCTTTGGTGAAGTGCGTATCGAACAGGATATCCTGCGTGACGAGGTGGTGCGCCGCTACGTGCCGATCGTGCCCGGAGAATGGTTCGATCCGCAGGTGCTGCTCGACACGCAGTTCGCGCTCAGCGATCTCGATTACTACGCGACGGTGGACGTGCAGCCGCTGCGCCAGCAGGCCACCGACGACCGTGTGCCGGTGCTGATTCATGCGGAACCGCGCCCGCGTACCCGCTATGACTACGGCATCGGTTACGGCACCGATACCGGCGCGCGGCTGTCCGCCGGCATCGACCGTCGCTGGCTCAACGATCGCGGCCACAAGCTCGAAAGCGATCTCCAGCTGTCCGAGATCAAGAACGTGATCGGCACCGAGTACAGCCTCCCGCTGGGCATCAAGGCCGGTGAGAAGCTGAGCTTTCCGGCGGCCTACACCGAGGAACAGTTCGAAACCGGCAACAGCACCAAGTACAGCGTCGGCGCCAGCTTGTCGCGCATTCCGGGCGATTGGCAGCGGCGCCTGTACCTGAATTTCGAGCATGAGGAATTCGATTCCGGCGAGAGCCTCGAAAGCACCAACCTGCTGATGCCCGGCGTGGCGCTGAATCGCAGCGAACTCAATGACGAGATCTATCCGACACGCGGATGGTACTTTTTCGTGGACACGCATGGCGCACACGAAAGCGTGATTTCGGACACCAGTTTCGTCCAGGCCAGCACCCTGACTCGTGGCGTGTTTCCACTCGGCGAGCACACCCGGTTTCTGGCGCGCGTGGAATACGGCGCAACCTGGGTCGACGACTTCGGTGTGCTGCCGTCCTCGCAGCGCTTCTTCGCCGGCGGCGACCAGAGCGTGCGCGGCTACGGCTATCAGTCGATCGGTCCGCGCAATGAGGATGGCGATGTCGTCGGCGGCCGTTATCTGGCCACTGCCAGCGCCGAGGTGGAGCGGCTGATCTGGGGCAACATCGGGCTCGCCGCGTTCTATGACATCGGCGGCGCCGACAACAATGCGCTGCCCACGCTGTACAGCGGCGTCGGCCTGGGTTTTCGCTACCGTTCGCCGATCGGCATCATCCGGCTCGATCTGGCCCATCCACTCGATGGGGATTCCAGCGGCATCCGCATCCATTTCGGTATTCGGGTGGGCCTGTGA